The Larimichthys crocea isolate SSNF chromosome X, L_crocea_2.0, whole genome shotgun sequence genome segment tggCAACTTCTCAGTAGCACTGTTAATGTAAGAGTGTTGGACTGACCGTTCTGAGATACAGTATCAGCAGGCAACTCTGGCTCCACAGCGCTGAGAGGGATGTTGATTTCATCTGGTCTGGAAGCAAAGTCAACAGAGTAGcgctgcaggaacacacacacagaaacacacaacaattgcggtttgacattttgggaccACTTTCATGTCATGTGcactaaatatgaagttattGCCAGTGGCTGCTTATCTAGAAACAAAGACTAGAAAAAGTTAGCTTGGTTCTTtccaaagttaaaaaataaatgtaccaACACCTCTAAATCTGTCTAATTGTAAAGATTGTAATTAATTGTAAAGAACCAAACAATATCATGGTTTACAGGCTTATAGTGcaactaaacaaacaagatctaatgtgttaattagtatTCTTTAGACTAgttgtttttagtctttataCTGAGCTATGTTAGAAAACAGACAGGAGAGTAGTAACAATCTTCTCGATCATCTAACCCACATGTAGAAAGGAAAAGCACATTTCCCTAAATGTCAACGAAACAACAGGCTACTCTACTTACCCTTCCTCTCTTTCGTGCCACATAGCAGGCGACTCCAAAACCAAGAGCTACAATGATGATCACAAATAGGATGATAATGCCTGGAGGAGGTAATATAGTTCATGTTTATGAAGATTGTAGTAAGCAATGCGGCTCCAGACAAAGACATACATCTTTTTATGTAgtataaactaaactaacagtatagttaaaacatcaaaaatacatatatggctggaaataatttaatattatgtGCTGGAGCACGTTTAAGTGTCACTAACCGGTGCTGTCGCTTGATGCCTCCTGTGGTGGTCTCTTAGTGGTGTCTGTAAGAACAAAGTTCAAATTTTAAAGGCAAAAGGTTGACATGAAACAATGAATATGAAGTTGGGatatcagtaaaaaaaactacattcaTTATACAGTCAACAATATAGTGGCCTataggattcagtggcatctaggTGAACTCTCTCCTTCCCAGCATGAAGTAAAGAGTCAATGttaagtttgtccattctgaattgctgtggaaacatgatggttcaacatggtggactctttAGAAGAAGGATCATACTAAAGTAAGTCAACTATATCAGttcttatctttaaaaaatcacacatactggacctttaaagctgcattaacagattcttttggccacttggggaatgaaaaaaactgaaaatacaacAGTGACATGTTCGCAAACAACTGATGATCTACATTTTCAGTGCACACAGAGCAATATCTAGAGTTGTGTTCCTGTACGCTGGAGAGTGGACTTTGGGAGTGACCCAACATTTGTACTCAGTGTTTGATAATGGAAAATTAAAGCTACTCAGGGAAAAACAACCTGTAGAATACAGTTTATTCATCAGCAGTCTCTACTtactctccttttctttttctttggtgGTAAATGTGCTACCAGTAGGAACGATGGGTTTAGGTGTGCCTGAGAACGGTGAGGCACTTGTGGTGGGGTTTTTTTCATCACCTGAATCAAACATGCATGTTATTCCAGGAACAAtcattaaacaacaacaacaaaaaaaacatgatgatgatgaatgtacTGGCTATCAAGCTCAATATCTGTGACAGAATTGTTTTTAGGAAACACTCATTGGTGCATGCATAAAGCAATAAACAGCTCAGATAGTAGCTCTCACCTTTTGTTGAGGGTCTGATGGTGccggtgatggtggtggtgttcATCGTACTGATGGAGATACTGCTGATCATGGTGATATTGGGTGGTACAGTAAAGGGTGTAGAGGCATTGTTATCATCATCCATTGCCTCACCAGATTCAGTTGTAATTGTGGTGCTCATTCCCAATGTTGATGCCTCATTTGCTGTGACAGAAGCCACAATCAAACCTGCAGGAAAGAATACAGCCATGAACAATCCACAacgcaaaaacaacaaaggttTAAGCATTCAGATTCaacaaactttatgttttttctcaatatgtgtttgttttcattttgtttctgtgtctctatacaataaagaaTGAATCGCCAAAagacaaatattgttctaattTCTTTGCTGATCTCTCAAGTCAACTTGGCAACGTATCAAACTACACGACTTACAATAGATCTGTTACTGTAACTGCAAAGCTTAAACAGAACCAGCTATGTAAGTATGTTAAGGTGTGGCCGCGTTTGCCTTGTCAAAAATTGTTATGTCAttaatgcacaaaaacaaagagtctCACCCAGGATAAAGAAGGAAGGACCGACCAATGTCATTGTAAGTTTGTTTGATGTCAGCAGTagctgagaaaaacaacaaattctaGCTGTAAAGTTAGGTATTAGTAAAGCTCTCTGCCTGAAGGTAATTCTCTGACACGCTGCTTGTCTTCCTGAATGTCTCAAAATGTGTTGCATGCATctagaaagaacaaaaaaaaaaaagaggatcaACGTCTGTGATGACAGCAGGATGCATCAAAGAACAGTGTTGCTTAAATAGTAAGAGGAAACATTCTGCTACCatgttgccacagactctctTTTTACCGCAAAACAACAAGAGGTGATAGATGTGGattgtttataaaaaaacatttatattttgagtCACTGTTAATCTAAATTTAGTGAACAATATGGCATAGTAGTGCCAGCTGTAACACCTGTGAGAGCAAATGTTTTATCCAGTAGCGTTACTGTTTCATTTTCcaatttatattttctatttctttccGCCAAACAATATGTTATGAAGTTATAATTACAAATTGTATTCCTTGTTTTTGAGATAGTGCTGAAAAATAGATTACTTTCCATTGTTGTCAGTACTATTTCATGCTCACTAGATGTCGCTGTGACTAAGGGGAAGGACGCCAGATGGATTTTAGACTGTTGCCTTTTCTTGCTGAAGGTAAAACTAACTTTAACGTCACCTCGATTTATTTCTTGTCTGATAAACTGTACAAGAAATGAGATTCATAAAATATAGGGATGATGGATTGACGTGgcactgcagcctttttttttttaagtgataaAGATCAATAATATTATTGTTGAGGCAAAAGAAGACGTTATTGTATGTTTGGTGGTCTGGTGGGAAAACGACATATACTGTAGGTTTAATGAGAAAGCATTTGGAGGTGCGAATCAGTCGAATAGTCAatcaacattattatttgtCAAGCGACAATTCAAAACTTTCACTTGTTGCAGATTAAATGTGGAAATCTgatgcttttttctctcttttggactgttggttagttggagaaataaaaacaagtatttATCACTATTTTCTGGTATTTTATAGACCAAAGCTCAGAAATAATTGAAATTAGCTCCATTTAATTCAGAACGAGCATTAGttgctgaaatgttttatgaatgtttataaatgtgtgtgtgtgcacatggttTACAAGTGTGTCAGCATTACTTGTCTTGTGTGGGTGGAATTGTTGTAAGGGTGTATGTGTGCTCAGCCTTGTAGGTTCATTTATTACTGTTTATTTCCCCATGCCAGTGGTAATCAGCAGCAGGATTAGTGTTAACTGCCACCCAGTCACTGGCAGGCTCCACGTGGGCCACCGCAGGCCCCTCCTGTCGACTGGCCTGACCGGGTCTGTCCGGGGCCCACTCGCAGTGACGAGGAACTGGGAGTCCGCtaaccctgaaaaaaaaaaaaaaagacccctGCCTGGCTTCCTCTCTGGGCCACCTATCACCACATCACAGAGCCCAGGGACCAGCACCAGGCCTGGCCCGGTGGATGAGCTAATcactgagaggagaggagaggagaggagaggagaggagaggagaggagagagtgtgtttctatgtgtatgtgtgtgagagagacacagagaggggagagagctGGACCACCCACCCGGAGGATTCAGAGGCACAGGATTCACAGCCCATTCTGTTGACCTGCCACACCGCCCCAGCTCTGGGCAAGGCCCTCCCCAATTGTTCCGCCTGCTAACATGAGGAGGGGGGTTAGACAAGGGGGTATGGGGGGTGGACGAGCAGTAAACAGTGGGCTGAGCTTCTCTCCTTCAGCGCACAAAGGGGCTGAATTGTGTCGGGACTGGAGCACTTTTTAGAGTGGCCCTGCCATGGGGCCTGAATGAAACATCTGTGGAGGCTGAGCCCGAGGGAGAAAATGCTATTTTGCTGTTCAACCACACTGACAacctgttttctctttctttaccccaccacccaccccaccacacaccccacacaccaccaccaccactaccaccaccaccacctcccctcacTGTTATTTCTCCCTTGGCCTTGTAAAACTATTCATACTGTATACTCACATTTGCCAAGCAAGTAACAGAGAAGCAACAGTAaacgagagagggagagatgactTGAAGGTTTTCCACATGCTTATGAacctgcacttttttttttccagtttaatCGAATTCAATTTACTTCATTTCATCAGGATAATCCAATCAATATAAATACAGctctccaaacaaacacaagtattaaattaaaacatataaaacacagtgtAGCACTGGCACCCAGATTTCAGTGTGCATTTAAAAGCCTGGCCAACTAACTTTGACAGAGCTTATAACACAAATGTTGAGTCTAGATGAGCTctatacaaaaatatttaaatgaactaTCACTTAGTAAGTGTCGGGGGAACGTTTTGCATACTGAAAAGtgacaaacacaacactttttTCTAGAATCTGATTAGAAATGCTTAAAGAAAAAGCAGTCAGACCACAAGATTATCTAAAACACACTATTTGGAAGTAAAATCAAAAGTGAGTGTACCAAAAATGTTTGTAATAATCCCTTATTGCACAGTAAAGTATACAACTAACAGTTTGGTTGATAATTTTTCGATTTAACTTCCAACCTGAGGATTTGTTTAAAAGCTGTATGATAAGctgactgcttgtgtttgttgttaCATCAAAATTCCACTGTA includes the following:
- the LOC104917894 gene encoding uncharacterized protein LOC104917894; translation: MQHILRHSGRQAACQRITFRQRALLIPNFTARICCFSQLLLTSNKLTMTLVGPSFFILGLIVASVTANEASTLGMSTTITTESGEAMDDDNNASTPFTVPPNITMISSISISTMNTTTITGTIRPSTKGDEKNPTTSASPFSGTPKPIVPTGSTFTTKEKEKENTTKRPPQEASSDSTGIIILFVIIIVALGFGVACYVARKRGRRYSVDFASRPDEINIPLSAVEPELPADTVSQNGLHTFADTPTKEPEEPEEKPEAQEKAKADKSETEAGPNAESAAPATSDKPKEDVAAPVEPNVEEKTDDEGAVSNKTSVESLKETNENNSNNVDVSQQMDLVSSKLFWDIPLDSPV